One window of the Chiroxiphia lanceolata isolate bChiLan1 chromosome 30, bChiLan1.pri, whole genome shotgun sequence genome contains the following:
- the NCKAP5L gene encoding nck-associated protein 5-like, with protein sequence MSESVAEAPGAGSPAALGETGTSHELLQRLRELEAENSALAQANENQRETYERCLDEVANHVVQALLNQKDLREECIKLKKRVFELERQNQALSDLFQQKLHLSTGSLPQLPLHPVPVPLDTPVTPQPCSAEQPPPPLPPGLCVPLPEVLPPVPSGSPGLSPGAPPLDALSPFFKKKAQILEVLRKLEETDPLLGPPPASPGSPEPCPAPGWPPCPLRGPGAAGGWRGTEGSPCSSPEEGGPPRGALLSALAERLLRGEGGGCCRRNGEAPGGPPRQRRGDHPAFLGLYAPGEESPEGGFAPLSPGGVPNALPSPAKVLKLPPPPGGLRLSPQVAHPSKIPCRGAHPEASPGLSRRASPDAPPEPGSPEPPAFPPPHTFEAAEQPPGPPGPPAGGERAAASPPSSRRGTGGSAPARRPGKKPPEPGYLPFKERLAGGLSGAMGPICAPHPGGTWGAASSTPSRRTAQSPWPAATPPAPWATPARRGARGARPPAGPPPRAPPAPPTKSSRSPHGSPTKLPTKTGTGKAGAPRGEEPLGTKAGGGPHKTPAAPEPTGPAPGAAGHSAIEEKVMKGIEENVLRLQGQERAPGAEAKGKAGLASWFGLRRSKLPALSRRGDGGRGREWAGTPAPLRREVKLAARKLEAESLNISKLMEKAEDLRKALREEHAFLQGLALEKGRPRGPPRGPGPLPVMYQEVTAETFMQQLLDRVDGKDVPYETRLEHKRELCDLRRVPPDAKDPRLCRPPRNGIVGHLREPPDKVPDVGLRDELPSDESLSESGTSQHFAACGSLTRTLDSGIGTFPPPDYGGVPAKSTPKPRGRPEALPGAVPAAATKVPRKARTLEREVPSAEELLVPGKHRSTPGGRPPAPPGPHGHRAAPQDTGDDTGKPRRVQQSKNWTFPNAKACGAADPFLCPSGGLEGLHRPVQAPVCSPAGRRGASPEAPPPLPPTLSASSSRTPSASDVGDEGSTEARSRDGGHGPPGLEHSESLSDSLYDSLSSCGSQG encoded by the exons ATGTCGGAGAGCGTGGCCGAGGCGCCGGGAGCCGGGAGCCCCGCGGCCCTGGGCGAGACGGGCACCAGCCATGAGCTGCTGCAGCGGCTGCGGGAGCTGGAG gcGGAGAACTCAGCCCTGGCCCAGGCCAATGAGAACCAGAGGGAGACGTACGAGCGCTGCCTGGACGAG gtCGCCAACCACGTGGTGCAGGCACTGCTCAACCAAAAG GACCTGCGTGAGGAGTGCATCAAGCTGAAGAAACGGGTGTTCGAGCTGGAGCGGCAGAACCAGGCGCTGAGCGACCTGTTCCAGCAGAAGCTGCACCTCTCGACCGGGTCCCTGCCCCAG ctgccgCTGCACCCGGTGCCAGTGCCCCTGGACACCCCCGTCACCCCCCAGCCATGTTCTGCAGAGCAGCCGccccccccgctgccccccggtCTCTGTGTGCCCCTGCCCGAG GTGCTGCCGCCGGTGCCGTCGGGCAGCCCCGGGCTCAGCCCCGGTGCCCCCCCTCTGGATGCCCTGTCCCCCTTCTTcaagaaaaaagcccaaatccTGGAGGTGCTGCGCAAGCTGGAGGAGACGGACCCGCTGCTGGGGCCCCCCCCGGCCTCCCCCGGCTCCCCCgagccctgcccggccccgggcTGGCCCCCCTGCCCACTgcgggggccgggggctgcgggggggtGGCGGGGGACCgagggcagcccctgctcctctccGGAGGAAGGGGGGCCGCCTCGGGGGGCTCTGCTCAGCGCCTTGGCCGAGCGGCTGCTGCGGGGCGAGGGGGGGGGCTGCTGCCGGCGCAACGGCGAAGCCCCCGGGGGACCCCCCCGGCAGCGGCGCGGGGACCACCCCGCTTTCCTGGGGCTCTACGCCCCGGGCGAGGAGAGCCCCGAGGGGGGCTTCGCCCCGCTCTCgcccgggggggtccccaacgccctgccctcccctgccaAGGTGCTCAAGCTGCCCCCCCCGCCCGGGGGGCTCCGCCTCAGCCCCCAGGTCGCCCACCCCTCCAAGATCCCCTGTCGTGGCGCCCACCCCGAGGCCTCACCGGGGCTCAGCCGCCGCGCCTCCCCCGACGCCCCCCCGGAGCCCGGCTCCCCGGAGCCCCCCGCCTTCCCCCCGCCCCACACCTTCGAGGCGGCCGAGCAGCCCCCCGGGCCCCCGGGCCCCCCGGCCGGTGGCGAGCGGGCGGCCGcctccccccccagctcccgCCGCGGCACGGGGGGCtcggcccccgcccgccgccccggcaAGAAGCCCCCAGAGCCGGGCTACCTGCCCTTCAAGGAGCgcctggct GGCGGCCTGAGCGGGGCCATGGGGCCGATCTGCGCCCCCCACCCCGGGGGAACATGGGGGGCAGCCTCAAGCACCCCGAGCCGGCGCACGGCACAGAGCCCCTGGCCCGCTGCTACTCCTCCGGCTCCATGGGCGACCCCGGCAAGGCGGGGGGCAAGGGGCGCGCGGCCACCGGCAGGACCCCCCCCGCGGGCCCCCCCGGCGCCCCCCACCAAGTCCTCCCGCAGCCCCCACGGCAGCCCCACCAAACTGCCCACCAAGACGGGCACTGGCAAGGCCGGGGCGCCGCGGGGCGAGGAGCCTTTGGGCACCAAGGCGGGCGGGGGTCCCCACAAAACCCCCGCGGCCCCTGAGCCCACGGGGCCGGCGCCGGGCGCCGCGGGGCACTCGGCCATCGAGGAGAAGGTGATGAAGGGCATCGAGGAGAACGTGCTGcggctgcaggggcaggagcgGGCGCCGGGCGCCGAGGCCAAGGGCAAGGCCGGGCTGGCGAGTTGGTTCGGGCTGCGGCGCAGCAAACTGCCCGCGCTCAGCCGGCGCGGGGACGGCGGGCGCGGGCGGGAGTGGGCCGGGACCCCCGCGCCCCTGCGCAGGGAGGTCAAGTTGGCCGCCCGCAAGCTGGAGGCCGAGAGCCTCAACATCTCGAAGCTGATGGAGAAGGCGGAGGACCTGCGGAAGGCGCTGCGGGAGGAACACGCCTTCCTGCAGGGGCTGGCGCTGGAGAAGGGCAGACCCCGCGGgcccccccgcggccccggccccctccccgTCATGTACCAGGAGGTGACGGCCGAGACCttcatgcagcagctgctggacaG GGTGGACGGGAAGGACGTTCCCTACGAGACCCGCCTGGAGCACAAGCGGGAGCTCTGTGACCTCCGGCGGGTCCCCCCCGACGCCAAAGACCCCCGGCTCTGCCGCCCGCCCCGAAACGGCATCGTGGGGCACCTGCGGGAACCCCCGGACAAG GTGCCGGACGTGGGGCTCCGGGACGAGCTGCCGTCGGACGAGAGCTTGTCCGAGTCGGGGACATCGCAGCACTTCGCCG CCTGCGGGTCGCTGACGCGGACGCTGGACAGCGGGATCGGCACCTTCCCGCCCCCCGACTACGGGGGGGTCCCAGCCAAGAGCACCCCCAAACCGCGGGGCCGCCCCGAGGCGCTGCCCGGGGCTGTGCCGGCCGCCGCCACCAAAGTGCCGCGCAAGGCCCGGACGCTGGAGCGGGAGGTGCCCAGCGccgaggagctgctggtgcccGGGAAACACCGGAGCACCCCGGGGGGCcgccccccagcaccccccggCCCGCACGGGCACCGTGCTGCGCCCCAAG ACACCGGGGATGACACCGGGAAGCCGCGGCGTGTCCAGCAGAGCAAGAACTGGACCTTCCCCAACGCCAAAGCCTGCGGTGCTGCCGACCCTTTCCTGTGCCCCTccggggggctggaggggctgcaccGGCCTGTGCAG GCACCCGTGTGCAGCCCGGCCGGGCGTCGAGGGGCGTCCCCAGAGGCCCCCCCGCCGCTGCCCCCCACCCTGAGCGCCAGCAGCAGCCGGACCCCCAGCGCCTCGGACGTGGGGGACGAGGGCAGCACAGAGGCCCGGTCCCGGGATGGGGGGCACGGCCCCCCCGGGCTGGAACACTCCGAGTCCCTCAGCGACTCGCTCTACGACAGCCTCTCCTCCTGCggcagccagggctga
- the KANSL2 gene encoding KAT8 regulatory NSL complex subunit 2 isoform X1, which translates to METGIHRDRGVAMNRIRIHVLPTSRGRLTPVPRPQEPLACAFSPRPCSQPRLEGQEFCIKHILEDRNAPFKQCSYVSAKNGKRCPNAAPKPEKKDGTSFCAEHARRNALALQAQVKKSHPGPMSETLLCQLSSYARSELGSQSTESVRSEASRILDEDSWSDGEQDPVTVEQTWRGDPDSEADSIDSDQEDPLKHAGVYTAEEVALIMREKLIRLQSLYIDQFKRLQHLLKEKKRRFLHSRKGEHEAIGSSLLTGPEGLMAKERENLKRLKCLRRYRQRYGVEALLHRQLRERRVLATDGAAQQAHTTRSSQRCLAFVDDVRCSNPSLPMTRHCLTHICQDTNQTLFKPCQGSEEVPCNKPVPVSLSEEPCCPLHLRLPPQMYIPEQGLAVPQELGAAPSELYLSAAELQPTESLPLEFSDDLDVVGDGMQCPPSPLLFDPSVTLEPSLRDVAEAPIDILALEEPDRGSSSAPLAEPPVQQGHLPGRTGPQDDQEETASATPARGATANGSLEPGAVS; encoded by the exons ATGGAAACCGGAATACATCGGGATAGAG GCGTTGCCATGAACAGGATCCGGATCCACGTGCTGCCCACGAGCCGGGGCCGCCTGACCCCGGTGCCGCGGCCTCAGGAGCCGCTGGCCTGTGCCTTCAGCCCCcggccctgctcccagccccgccTGGAGGGGCAGGAATTCTGCATCAAGCACATCCTGGAGGACAGGAACGCTCCCTTCAAGCAGTGCAGTTACGTGTCCGCCAAGAACGGGAAGCGCTGCCCCAACGCCGCCCCCAAACCCGAGAAGAAGGATGG CACGTCCTTCTGCGCGGAGCACGCCCGTCGGAACGCGCTGGCGCTCCAGGCCCAGGTGAAGAAATCCCACCCCGGGCCCATGAGCGAgaccctgctgtgccagctgagCTCCTATGCCAGGTCAGAGCTGGGCTCCCAGAGCACGGAGAGCGTCCGGAGCGAGGCCAGCCGCATCCTGG ACGAGGACAGCTGGAGTGATGGGGAGCAGGACCCTGTGACCGTGGAGCAGACGTGGCGGGGGGACCCCGACAGCGAGGCCGACAGCATCGACAGTGACCAGGAGGATCCCCTCAA GCACGCCGGGGTGTACACGGCCGAGGAGGTGGCTCTGATCATGAGGGAGAAGCTGATCCGGCTCCAGTCCCTCTACATCGACCAGTTCAAGCggctccagcacctcctgaaGGAGAAGAAGCGCCGGTTCCTGCACAGCCGGAAGGGAGAGCACGAGGCCATCG ggagcagcctcCTGACAGGCCCGGAGGGGCTGATGGCCAAGGAGAGGGAGAACCTGAAGCGGCTCAAGTGCCTGCGGAGGTACCGGCAGCGCTACGGGGTGGAGGCTCTGCTGCACCGGCAGCTCCGGGAGCGCCGCGTCCTGGCCACCGACGGCGCGGCCCAGCAG GCCCACACCACCCGTTCCAGCCAGCGCTGCTTGGCCTTTGTCGATGACGTCCGATGCTCCAACCCGTCCCTGCCGATGACCCGGCACTGCCTCACAC ATATCTGCCAGGACACGAACCAGACGCTGTTCAAGCCGTGCCAGGGCTCCGAGGAGGTGCCCTGCAACAAGCCCGTCCCCGTGAGCCTGTCGGAGGAGCCGTGCTGCCCCCTCCACCTGCGCCTGCCCCCCCAGATGTACATCCCAGAGCAGGGCCTGGCCgtgccccaggagctgggagctgctccctccgAGCTGTACCTGAGCGCGGCCGAGCTCCAGCCCACCGAGAGCCTGCCCCTGGAATTCAGTGAT gacctGGACGTGGTGGGTGATGGAATGCAGTGCCCCCCGTCCCCTCTGCTCTTCGACCCTTCCGTGACCCTCGAGCCGTCCCTGCGGGACGTGGCCGAGGCTCCCATCGACATCCTGGCGCTGGAGGAGCCGGACAGGGGCAGCTCCTCGGCCCCCCTGGCTGAGCCCCCTGTGCAG CAGGGTCACCTCCCGGGCCGGACGGGGCCTCAGGATGACCAGGAGGAAACGGCCTCGGCCACCCCGGCCCGGGGAGCCACTGCCAACGGGAGCCTGGAGCCGGGGGCTGTGAGCTGA
- the KANSL2 gene encoding KAT8 regulatory NSL complex subunit 2 isoform X2, producing MNRIRIHVLPTSRGRLTPVPRPQEPLACAFSPRPCSQPRLEGQEFCIKHILEDRNAPFKQCSYVSAKNGKRCPNAAPKPEKKDGTSFCAEHARRNALALQAQVKKSHPGPMSETLLCQLSSYARSELGSQSTESVRSEASRILDEDSWSDGEQDPVTVEQTWRGDPDSEADSIDSDQEDPLKHAGVYTAEEVALIMREKLIRLQSLYIDQFKRLQHLLKEKKRRFLHSRKGEHEAIGSSLLTGPEGLMAKERENLKRLKCLRRYRQRYGVEALLHRQLRERRVLATDGAAQQAHTTRSSQRCLAFVDDVRCSNPSLPMTRHCLTHICQDTNQTLFKPCQGSEEVPCNKPVPVSLSEEPCCPLHLRLPPQMYIPEQGLAVPQELGAAPSELYLSAAELQPTESLPLEFSDDLDVVGDGMQCPPSPLLFDPSVTLEPSLRDVAEAPIDILALEEPDRGSSSAPLAEPPVQQGHLPGRTGPQDDQEETASATPARGATANGSLEPGAVS from the exons ATGAACAGGATCCGGATCCACGTGCTGCCCACGAGCCGGGGCCGCCTGACCCCGGTGCCGCGGCCTCAGGAGCCGCTGGCCTGTGCCTTCAGCCCCcggccctgctcccagccccgccTGGAGGGGCAGGAATTCTGCATCAAGCACATCCTGGAGGACAGGAACGCTCCCTTCAAGCAGTGCAGTTACGTGTCCGCCAAGAACGGGAAGCGCTGCCCCAACGCCGCCCCCAAACCCGAGAAGAAGGATGG CACGTCCTTCTGCGCGGAGCACGCCCGTCGGAACGCGCTGGCGCTCCAGGCCCAGGTGAAGAAATCCCACCCCGGGCCCATGAGCGAgaccctgctgtgccagctgagCTCCTATGCCAGGTCAGAGCTGGGCTCCCAGAGCACGGAGAGCGTCCGGAGCGAGGCCAGCCGCATCCTGG ACGAGGACAGCTGGAGTGATGGGGAGCAGGACCCTGTGACCGTGGAGCAGACGTGGCGGGGGGACCCCGACAGCGAGGCCGACAGCATCGACAGTGACCAGGAGGATCCCCTCAA GCACGCCGGGGTGTACACGGCCGAGGAGGTGGCTCTGATCATGAGGGAGAAGCTGATCCGGCTCCAGTCCCTCTACATCGACCAGTTCAAGCggctccagcacctcctgaaGGAGAAGAAGCGCCGGTTCCTGCACAGCCGGAAGGGAGAGCACGAGGCCATCG ggagcagcctcCTGACAGGCCCGGAGGGGCTGATGGCCAAGGAGAGGGAGAACCTGAAGCGGCTCAAGTGCCTGCGGAGGTACCGGCAGCGCTACGGGGTGGAGGCTCTGCTGCACCGGCAGCTCCGGGAGCGCCGCGTCCTGGCCACCGACGGCGCGGCCCAGCAG GCCCACACCACCCGTTCCAGCCAGCGCTGCTTGGCCTTTGTCGATGACGTCCGATGCTCCAACCCGTCCCTGCCGATGACCCGGCACTGCCTCACAC ATATCTGCCAGGACACGAACCAGACGCTGTTCAAGCCGTGCCAGGGCTCCGAGGAGGTGCCCTGCAACAAGCCCGTCCCCGTGAGCCTGTCGGAGGAGCCGTGCTGCCCCCTCCACCTGCGCCTGCCCCCCCAGATGTACATCCCAGAGCAGGGCCTGGCCgtgccccaggagctgggagctgctccctccgAGCTGTACCTGAGCGCGGCCGAGCTCCAGCCCACCGAGAGCCTGCCCCTGGAATTCAGTGAT gacctGGACGTGGTGGGTGATGGAATGCAGTGCCCCCCGTCCCCTCTGCTCTTCGACCCTTCCGTGACCCTCGAGCCGTCCCTGCGGGACGTGGCCGAGGCTCCCATCGACATCCTGGCGCTGGAGGAGCCGGACAGGGGCAGCTCCTCGGCCCCCCTGGCTGAGCCCCCTGTGCAG CAGGGTCACCTCCCGGGCCGGACGGGGCCTCAGGATGACCAGGAGGAAACGGCCTCGGCCACCCCGGCCCGGGGAGCCACTGCCAACGGGAGCCTGGAGCCGGGGGCTGTGAGCTGA
- the TMBIM6 gene encoding bax inhibitor 1, with protein MNVFDRSINFDALFKFSHISTSTQEHLKRVYGSFALCMFVAAAGAYVNMVTHLFQFGLLTGLGALGLMVWLTATPHNRETEQKRLGMLVAFAFLTGTNLGPLLQMCISINPSIIPTAFLGTATIFACFSLSALYARRRSYLYLGGFLLSGLSLLLLSSLVNAFVRSTWVFTANLYVALMIMCGFVLFDTQLIIEKAENGDKDYIWHCVDLFLDFVNIFRELLMILGMSENKKKEKK; from the exons aTGAACGTCTTCGATCGGAGCATCAACTTCGACGCCCTCTTCAAGTTCTCCCACAT CTCAACCTCCACTCAGGAGCACCTGAAGAGGGTCTATGGCAGCTTCGCCCTCTGCATGTTCGTGGCGGCCGCGGGCGCCTACGTCAACATGGTGACCCACCTGTTCCAG TTTGGGCTCCTGACCGGCCTGGGTGCGCTGGGACTGATGGTTTGGCTCACAGCCACCCCGCACAACCGTGAGACCGAGCAGAAGCGGCTGGGGATGCTGGTTGCCTTCGCCTTCCTCACAG GCACCAACCTGGGACCCCTCCTGCAAATGTGCATCTCCATCAACCCCAG catCATCCCCACCGCCTTCCTGGGCACTGCCACCATCTTCGCCTGCTTCTCCCTGAGCGCCCTGTACGCCCGGCGCCGCAGCTACCTCTACCTGGGAG gtTTCCTGCTCTCcgggctctccctgctccttctctcctccctggTTAATGCCTTCGTGAGATCCACCTGGGTCTTCACG GCCAACCTGTACGTGGCTCTGATGATCATGTGCGGCTTCGTGCTCTTCGACACGCAGCTCATCATCGAGAAGGCGGAGAACGGGGACAAGGATTACAtctg gcaCTGCGTGGATCTCTTCCTCGACTTCGTCAACATCTTCCGGGAGCTCCTGATGATCCTGGGCATGTCCGAG AacaagaagaaggagaagaagtgA